Sequence from the Hamadaea flava genome:
CGAGCGGTCCCCTGAAGTCAGCGGTGTTCGTCAACCCGTTGCCGCAGTATCCGGCCTGGCGCACCATCGGCGACTGCATCGCGAGCGAGGCCAAGGCCCGCGGGATCGACTTCACCGAGACCGGCCCGACCGGGGGAACCCTCGACGCCACGAAGATGATCCAGCAGATCCAGCAGGCGACCGCGAACAAGAAGGGCGCCATCATCACGTTCCCGGCCAGCGATGCCTTCACCCCGGTGCTGCAGCAGGCACAGAAGGCGGGAATCGTCACGGGCACCCTCTACGGCGATGGCGGTGACGTCGTCGTCGGGCCCAACTACACCGAGCTCGGCAAGATGTTCGTCGACGCGATCGCCAAGCGGCCCGGGCAGCAGAATCTCGGCCTGCTCGCGCAGAGCGACACCGGCCAGGCCAAGCAGTGGGCCGACGGCGTCATGACGGCGGCCAAAGCCACCTCGAACGTCAAGGTCGTCGGGACCGTCTACACCAACGACGACGCGGCCAAGGCGCTGGACCAGGCCAACGCCCTGTTGACCGCCCACCCCGAGATCAACGTCATGGCCAGCCACATGGGTTCGGTGACCCCCGGCGTCGTAGCCGCGATCAAGGCCCGCAAACTCGTCGGCAAGGTCGTGTTCGTCGCGTCCGGCGCCGACAACGGCGGCAAGGAGGCGGTCGCGGACGGCATCGCGTACGGGGCTTGGCTGCAGGGGCTGTGCGACGAAGGCAAGACCATCCTCAACGCCGTCGCGGACAAGGCCGAGGGCAAGACGGTCGCCTCGCACATCGACGCCAAGGAGACCATCGGCACCAAGGACGACCTCACCACGCTGCTCGGGCAGGGCTGGGGATGATCGATCCGACCAGCCCGGCTCTGCACCTGCGCGGGATCTCCAAGAGCTTCGGCTCGGTCCAGGCTTTGGAACACGTGGACTTCTCGGCCTGGCCCGGTGAGATCCACGCGATCGTCGGAGACAACGGCGCCGGCAAATCCACCATGCTCAAGATCGTCACCGGTATCCACCAGGCCGACGGCGGCGAGATCGCCGTCAACGGCAAGCCGGTCGACCTGCGGCACACCGCCACGACGGCACAAGACCTCGGCGTGGCGGTCGTCTACCAGGACCTCGCGCTCGTCGAATGCCTGGACATCGCGCAGAACCTGTCGCTCGGCAGCCTGCCGCGCCGGTGGGGCATCGTGCTGGACCGCCGGCGGATGGCCCGCGATGCGGCGAAGGTGCTCAGCGACCTGAAAGTCCGCGTCGGCGACGTCCACACCCCGGTAGGTCTGCTCTCCGGCGGGCAACGGCAGATCATCGCCATCGCCCGGGCCGTCCGGATGGACAAGCCGCTCATCCTGCTCGACGAGCCGACCGCGGCCCTCGGCGTACAGGAGTCGGCGCGGGTCGGAACGATCATGGGGGAGCTGCGCACCGCCGGCAAGGCGGTGGTCTGCATCAGCCACGACCTCGAATTCGTCTTCACCCACGCCGACCGCATCACCGTGCTGCGGCTCGGCGTGAGTGTCGGCAC
This genomic interval carries:
- a CDS encoding sugar ABC transporter substrate-binding protein, producing MSRRSRHLAHRLPLVITATLAVAALAACSANPNEGSGSPTTSTNASVASGPLKSAVFVNPLPQYPAWRTIGDCIASEAKARGIDFTETGPTGGTLDATKMIQQIQQATANKKGAIITFPASDAFTPVLQQAQKAGIVTGTLYGDGGDVVVGPNYTELGKMFVDAIAKRPGQQNLGLLAQSDTGQAKQWADGVMTAAKATSNVKVVGTVYTNDDAAKALDQANALLTAHPEINVMASHMGSVTPGVVAAIKARKLVGKVVFVASGADNGGKEAVADGIAYGAWLQGLCDEGKTILNAVADKAEGKTVASHIDAKETIGTKDDLTTLLGQGWG
- a CDS encoding ATP-binding cassette domain-containing protein, whose product is MIDPTSPALHLRGISKSFGSVQALEHVDFSAWPGEIHAIVGDNGAGKSTMLKIVTGIHQADGGEIAVNGKPVDLRHTATTAQDLGVAVVYQDLALVECLDIAQNLSLGSLPRRWGIVLDRRRMARDAAKVLSDLKVRVGDVHTPVGLLSGGQRQIIAIARAVRMDKPLILLDEPTAALGVQESARVGTIMGELRTAGKAVVCISHDLEFVFTHADRITVLRLGVSVGTRKTSKTTRDEIVGLITGAFPGDPRPTGAQKDAA